In Xenopus tropicalis strain Nigerian chromosome 5, UCB_Xtro_10.0, whole genome shotgun sequence, one genomic interval encodes:
- the ttk gene encoding dual specificity protein kinase TTK isoform X1, translating into MDDEDISERKLKIASILDRVKSFKTKYGTDDNWTDELTFSKSSADTTEHSGIFTHLVTTKTPEEWLNYLLKLENTGLPQIDPLLLNKLIDDYSQAVGALSAEKHSHNESYAKILVRFAELKAIHDPDEARDQFQLARLNCKKFAFVHTAFAQFELSEGNFKKCKQILRRGLECGALPCEMLNLALKNLQLKKTQLISEEDKENLAVSSSQINQGMAGYQNLALGNPQRMKNESPEEYSVKTRFSYGEKLSSPEDFEDIGRKPLLNMPAKSCPLGRVPVQPTTSPDMRTRKSDGSGSSSVVKKPPSSMRVPVLAALPKPKYLGDDLHCSEDIKLPSRTSPSHEEQANEDSLDIKTPSSVLLSGTESTLTVKRNEDIIMEDKDSSTAVLNHQENRKPSKPAPPPIPNINARLSDTTKPNNIEAEWKWKVPETPRHIFQPECKRKSIEPCANPGSRRASPPAPSIRKCDPVFVCGTPVNKMQEDYMNCFRTPVVKTNLGPLAQMSTPCTNRLDYQHPQTPIVQPGCFPISAPLASSDCIVVKGRVYAVLKQIGTGGSSKVFQVMDDKKHLYAIKYVNLQEADQQTIESYQNEISHLNKLQQHSDKIIRLYDYEITDQHIYMVMECGNIDLNTWLRKKKAINPWERKSYWKNMLEAVHTIHQHGIVHSDLKPANFLIVDGMLKLIDFGIANQIQPDVTSIVKDSQVGTINYMPPEAIKDTTTYAENGKPRSKISPKGDVWSLGCILYCMTYGKTPFQHITNQITKLHAILDPGYEIEFPNIPEKDLQDVLRKCLVRNPKERISIAELLVHPYVQIQPHTQPDQQVQKETTEEMKRILGQLIGLNSPNSISRAARSLYDQFNSGRSLDLSALGTTVNQNTRTMK; encoded by the exons ATGGATGATGAAGATATAAGTGAACGGaaactgaaaattgcctctatCTTGGATAGAGTTAAAAGTTTTAAGACCAAGTATGGAACAGATGATAACTGGACTGATGAATTAACATTTTCAAAGTCTTCTGCTGACACTACAG AGCACTCTGGCATTTTTACACACTTGGTTACCACAAAGACTCCCGAAGAATGGCTAAATTATCTTCTAAAATTAGAGAATACAGGCCTGCCTCAGATTGACCCACTACTGCTCAATAAGTTAATTGATGATTACAGTCAAGCTGTTGGAGCCCTCTCTGCAGAAAAACACAGTCACAACGAGAGCTATGCTAAAATCCTGGTCCGCTTTGCCGAACTGAAAGC aatccATGACCCAGATGAAGCACGGGATCAGTTCCAGCTTGCAAGACTtaactgcaaaaaatttgcatttgtgcATACAGCTTTTGCCCAGTTTGAGCTGTCAGAAG GCAATTTTAAAAAGTGTAAGCAAATTCTTCGTAGAGGTCTGGAATGTGGAGCTCTTCCTTGTGAAATGTTGAACTTGGCGTTGAAAAATTTACAGTTAAAGAAGACTCAGCTGATATCCGAAGAAGATAAAGAAAATTTAGCAG TGTCATCAAGTCAGATCAATCAAGGCATGGCTGGTTATCAGAATTTGGCATTGGGAAATCCACAAAGAATGAAGAATGAAAGCCCAGAGGAATATTctgtaaaaacaagattttcatATGG AGAAAAGTTAAGCTCCCCAGAAGACTTTGAAGATATAGGGAGGAAACCTTTGCTAAACATGCCTGCCAAG AGCTGTCCTTTGGGCAGAGTGCCTGTACAGCCAACAACATCTCCAGATATGAGAACACGCAAGAGTGATGGTTCTGGCAGTTCTAGTGTAGTGAAGAA ACCACCAAGTTCCATGCGTGTGCCTGTCCTTGCTGCTTTGCCAAAACCGAAATATTTGGGAGATGATCTTCATTGCTCTGAAGACATAAAG TTACCAAGCAGGACCAGCCCATCGCATGAAGAACAGGCTAATGAAGACAGTTTAGATATAAAAACACCTTCATCTGTTCTGCTTAGTGGCACTGAATCAACCCTGACAGTCAAAAGAAACGAAG ATATAATTATGGAAGACAAAGACTCTTCTACAGCTGTTCTCAACCATCAAGAAAATAGAAAACCATCCAAACCAGCTCCACCACCTATACCCAACATTAACGCAAGGCTCTCTGACACTACTAAACCAAACAATATTGAGGCAGAATGGAAGTGGAAGGTTCCGGAGACACCCAGGCATATTTTCCAGCCAGAG TGCAAACGGAAGAGTATTGAACCATGTGCTAATCCTGGTTCCCGACGAGCTTCTCCACCAGCACCCTCTATTAGGAAATGTGACCCTGTCTTTGTTTGTGGAACACCAGTGAATAAAATGCAAGAGGATTACATGAATTG CTTTAGAACTCCAGTTGTAAAAACTAACCTAGGACCATTGGCACAGATGTCCACACCTTGTACCAACCGTTTAGATTATCAGCACCCACAGACTCCTATTGTACAACCTGGCTGCTTTCCA ATTTCTGCACCTCTTGCTTCAAGTGATTGTATTGTAGTTAAAGGAAGAGTGTATGCAGTTTTAAAACAAATTGGAACTGGTGGATCTAGTAAG GTGTTTCAAGTAATGGATGATAAAAAGCATTTATATGCAATCAAGTATGTGAATCTGCAAGAAGCTGACCAGCAGACCATAGAAAGCTATCAGAATGAAATTTCTCACTTAAACAAACTTCAGCAACACAGTGACAAGATCATTAGGCTCTATGACTA TGAGATTACAGACCAACATATTTACATGGTAATGGAGTGTGGAAATATAGATCTTAATACTTGGCTAAGGAAGAAAAAGGCTATTAATCCTTGGGAACGAAAGAGCTACTGGAAAAATATGCTTGAGGCAGTTCACACAATACATCAGCATG GGATTGTACACAGTGACTTGAAGCCAGCAAACTTTTTAATTGTTGACGGGATGCTTAAGCTAATAGACTTTGGCATAGCAAACCAAATACAGCCGGATGTCACCAGCATTGTTAAAGATTCACAG GTGGGCACTATTAATTACATGCCACCGGAGGCTATTAAAGATACCACCACTTATGCGGAAAATGGCAAACCCAGATCAAAG attagTCCAAAAGGTGATGTCTGGTCTCTGGGTTGCATATTGTACTGCATGACATACGGGAAGACTCCTTTTCAACATATAACTAATCAGATCACTAAACTTCATGCAATTCTGGACCCTGGTTATGAAATAGAGTTTCCTAATATACCAGAGAAAGACCTCCAAGATGTACTAAGG aaatGTTTAGTACGAAATCCTAAGGAAAGGATATCCATTGCTGAGCTCCTTGTGCACCCATATGTTCAGATACAGCCTCATACACAGCCAG ATCAACAAGTGCAAAAAGAGACGACTGAGGAAATGAAGCGTATACTAGGACAGCTTATTGGTCTGAATTCTCCAAATTCCATATCTCGAGCTGCAAGA AGTTTGTATGATCAGTTTAACAGTGGCAGAAGCTTGGATCTGTCAGCACTTGGAACAACAGTTAATCAAAACACACGGACTATGAAATAA
- the ttk gene encoding dual specificity protein kinase TTK (The RefSeq protein has 1 substitution compared to this genomic sequence) yields MDDEDISERKLKIASILDRVKSFKTKYGTDDNWTDELTFSKSSADTTEHSGIFTHLVTTKTPEEWLNYLLKLENTGLPQIDPLLLNKLIDDYSQAVGALSAEKHSHNESYAKILVRFAELKAIHDPDEARDQFQLARLNCKKFAFVHTAFAQFELSEGNFKKCKQILRRGLECGALPCEMLNLALKNLQLKKTQLISEEDKENLAVSSSQINQGMAGYQNLALGNPQRMKNESPEEYSVKTRFSYGEKLSSPEDFEDIGRKPLLNMPAKSCPLGRVPVQPTTSPDMRTRKSDGSGSSSVVKKPPSSMRVPVLAALPKPKYLGDDLHCSEDIKLPSRTSPSHEEQANEDSLDIKTPSSVLLSGTESTLTVKRNEDIIMEDKDSSTAVLNHQENRKPSKPAPPPIPNINARLSDTTKPNNIEAEWKWKVPETPRHIFQPECKRKSIEPCANPGSRRASPPAPSIRKCDPVFVCRTPVNKMQEDYMNCFRTPVVKTNLGPLAQMSTPCTNRLDYQHPQTPIVQPGCFPISAPLASSDCIVVKGRVYAVLKQIGTGGSSKVFQVMDDKKHLYAIKYVNLQEADQQTIESYQNEISHLNKLQQHSDKIIRLYDYEITDQHIYMVMECGNIDLNTWLRKKKAINPWERKSYWKNMLEAVHTIHQHGIVHSDLKPANFLIVDGMLKLIDFGIANQIQPDVTSIVKDSQISPKGDVWSLGCILYCMTYGKTPFQHITNQITKLHAILDPGYEIEFPNIPEKDLQDVLRKCLVRNPKERISIAELLVHPYVQIQPHTQPDQQVQKETTEEMKRILGQLIGLNSPNSISRAARSLYDQFNSGRSLDLSALGTTVNQNTRTMK; encoded by the exons ATGGATGATGAAGATATAAGTGAACGGaaactgaaaattgcctctatCTTGGATAGAGTTAAAAGTTTTAAGACCAAGTATGGAACAGATGATAACTGGACTGATGAATTAACATTTTCAAAGTCTTCTGCTGACACTACAG AGCACTCTGGCATTTTTACACACTTGGTTACCACAAAGACTCCCGAAGAATGGCTAAATTATCTTCTAAAATTAGAGAATACAGGCCTGCCTCAGATTGACCCACTACTGCTCAATAAGTTAATTGATGATTACAGTCAAGCTGTTGGAGCCCTCTCTGCAGAAAAACACAGTCACAACGAGAGCTATGCTAAAATCCTGGTCCGCTTTGCCGAACTGAAAGC aatccATGACCCAGATGAAGCACGGGATCAGTTCCAGCTTGCAAGACTtaactgcaaaaaatttgcatttgtgcATACAGCTTTTGCCCAGTTTGAGCTGTCAGAAG GCAATTTTAAAAAGTGTAAGCAAATTCTTCGTAGAGGTCTGGAATGTGGAGCTCTTCCTTGTGAAATGTTGAACTTGGCGTTGAAAAATTTACAGTTAAAGAAGACTCAGCTGATATCCGAAGAAGATAAAGAAAATTTAGCAG TGTCATCAAGTCAGATCAATCAAGGCATGGCTGGTTATCAGAATTTGGCATTGGGAAATCCACAAAGAATGAAGAATGAAAGCCCAGAGGAATATTctgtaaaaacaagattttcatATGG AGAAAAGTTAAGCTCCCCAGAAGACTTTGAAGATATAGGGAGGAAACCTTTGCTAAACATGCCTGCCAAG AGCTGTCCTTTGGGCAGAGTGCCTGTACAGCCAACAACATCTCCAGATATGAGAACACGCAAGAGTGATGGTTCTGGCAGTTCTAGTGTAGTGAAGAA ACCACCAAGTTCCATGCGTGTGCCTGTCCTTGCTGCTTTGCCAAAACCGAAATATTTGGGAGATGATCTTCATTGCTCTGAAGACATAAAG TTACCAAGCAGGACCAGCCCATCGCATGAAGAACAGGCTAATGAAGACAGTTTAGATATAAAAACACCTTCATCTGTTCTGCTTAGTGGCACTGAATCAACCCTGACAGTCAAAAGAAACGAAG ATATAATTATGGAAGACAAAGACTCTTCTACAGCTGTTCTCAACCATCAAGAAAATAGAAAACCATCCAAACCAGCTCCACCACCTATACCCAACATTAACGCAAGGCTCTCTGACACTACTAAACCAAACAATATTGAGGCAGAATGGAAGTGGAAGGTTCCGGAGACACCCAGGCATATTTTCCAGCCAGAG TGCAAACGGAAGAGTATTGAACCATGTGCTAATCCTGGTTCCCGACGAGCTTCTCCACCAGCACCCTCTATTAGGAAATGTGACCCTGTCTTTGTTTGTGGAACACCAGTGAATAAAATGCAAGAGGATTACATGAATTG CTTTAGAACTCCAGTTGTAAAAACTAACCTAGGACCATTGGCACAGATGTCCACACCTTGTACCAACCGTTTAGATTATCAGCACCCACAGACTCCTATTGTACAACCTGGCTGCTTTCCA ATTTCTGCACCTCTTGCTTCAAGTGATTGTATTGTAGTTAAAGGAAGAGTGTATGCAGTTTTAAAACAAATTGGAACTGGTGGATCTAGTAAG GTGTTTCAAGTAATGGATGATAAAAAGCATTTATATGCAATCAAGTATGTGAATCTGCAAGAAGCTGACCAGCAGACCATAGAAAGCTATCAGAATGAAATTTCTCACTTAAACAAACTTCAGCAACACAGTGACAAGATCATTAGGCTCTATGACTA TGAGATTACAGACCAACATATTTACATGGTAATGGAGTGTGGAAATATAGATCTTAATACTTGGCTAAGGAAGAAAAAGGCTATTAATCCTTGGGAACGAAAGAGCTACTGGAAAAATATGCTTGAGGCAGTTCACACAATACATCAGCATG GGATTGTACACAGTGACTTGAAGCCAGCAAACTTTTTAATTGTTGACGGGATGCTTAAGCTAATAGACTTTGGCATAGCAAACCAAATACAGCCGGATGTCACCAGCATTGTTAAAGATTCACAG attagTCCAAAAGGTGATGTCTGGTCTCTGGGTTGCATATTGTACTGCATGACATACGGGAAGACTCCTTTTCAACATATAACTAATCAGATCACTAAACTTCATGCAATTCTGGACCCTGGTTATGAAATAGAGTTTCCTAATATACCAGAGAAAGACCTCCAAGATGTACTAAGG aaatGTTTAGTACGAAATCCTAAGGAAAGGATATCCATTGCTGAGCTCCTTGTGCACCCATATGTTCAGATACAGCCTCATACACAGCCAG ATCAACAAGTGCAAAAAGAGACGACTGAGGAAATGAAGCGTATACTAGGACAGCTTATTGGTCTGAATTCTCCAAATTCCATATCTCGAGCTGCAAGA AGTTTGTATGATCAGTTTAACAGTGGCAGAAGCTTGGATCTGTCAGCACTTGGAACAACAGTTAATCAAAACACACGGACTATGAAATAA